In the Devosia sp. SL43 genome, one interval contains:
- the rpoB gene encoding DNA-directed RNA polymerase subunit beta, which produces MATTFNGRRKVRKSFGSIREVTEMPNLIEVQKASYDQFLLVDEPKGGRPDEGLQSVFRSVFPITDFSNTASLEFVKYEFEQPKYDIEECRARDITFAAPLKVTLRLIVFEVDEETGARSVKDIKEQDVYMGDMPFMTSNGTFIVNGTERVIVSQMHRSPGVFFDHDKGKTHSSGKLLFAGRIIPYRGSWLDIEFDAKDVVFARIDRRRKIPVTSLLKALGMDTEEILATYYNTLTFEKTATGWQKPYDAEKMKNAKPSHDLIDAKTGKVVHEAGKKLSARQAKKLAEDGLTHLLAVNEDLYGMYVAEDLINLKTGEVYMEAGDELDEKTLTKMMDLGFDELPILDIDHISIGGYIRNTLAVDKNESREDALFDIYRVMRPGEPPTVDTAEAMFQSLFFDSERYDLSAVGRVKMNMRLELDAPDTMRTLRKEDIVEVVRTLVDLRDGRGEIDDIDNLGNRRVRSVGELMENSYRLGLLRMERAIKERMSSVEIDTVMPQDLINAKPAAAAVREFFGSSQLSQFMDQTNPLSEITHKRRLSALGPGGLTRERAGFEVRDVHPTHYGRICPIETPEGPNIGLINSLSTFARVNKYGFIETPYRKIVDGVLTTDVVYLSAMEEAKHYVAQANVEFNKDGTLMHDLVVARHAGDNGLTPKENVDLMDVSPKQMVSVAASLIPFLENDDANRALMGSNMQRQAVPLLRAHAPFVGTGMEAVVARDSGAAIVAKRKGIVDQVDATRIVIRATEETDASRSGVDIYNLMKFQRSNQSTCINQRPLVVVGDHVNQGDIIADGPSTELGDLALGRNVLVAFMPWNGYNFEDSILLSEKIAMNDVFTSIHIEEYEVMARDTKLGPEEITRDIPNVSEEALKNLDEAGIVHIGAEVAPGDILVGKITPKGESPMTPEEKLLRAIFGEKASDVRDTSLRVPPGDAGTVVEVRVFNRHGIDKDERAMAIEREEIERLAKDRDDEQSILDRNVYARLKEMLFGKAATAGPKGYVVGTKLNDQMFEAQPRSKWWQFAVDDDKVMTEMEALHAQYEESRRLLEQRFIDKVDKLQRGDELPPGVMKMVKVFIATKRKIQPGDKMAGRHGNKGVVSRIVPVEDMPYLEDGTSVDIVLNPLGVPSRMNVGQILETHLGWACAGMGKKIDEMVRIYQRDGNLKPLRKEIGELFAGDESVTDLDDDGLVRLGEHLSKGVSIATPVFDGAKEADIVVMLERAGLKASGQSTVYDGRSGEQFDRQVTVGYIYMLKLDHLVDNKIHARSIGPYSLVTQQPLGGKAQFGGQRFGEMEVWALEAYGAAYTLQEMLTIKSDDVAGRTKVYESIVRGDDTFEPGIPESFNVLVKEIRSLGLNVELDMRDLEDGSSKAEAELAPPQEAAE; this is translated from the coding sequence ATGGCTACCACGTTCAACGGCCGCCGCAAGGTACGCAAGTCCTTCGGTTCCATTCGCGAAGTCACGGAGATGCCCAACCTGATCGAGGTCCAGAAGGCCTCCTATGATCAGTTCCTCCTCGTTGACGAGCCCAAGGGTGGCCGTCCCGATGAAGGGCTTCAGTCCGTCTTCCGTTCGGTTTTCCCGATCACCGACTTTTCCAACACTGCTTCTCTCGAATTCGTGAAGTACGAGTTCGAGCAGCCCAAGTATGACATCGAAGAGTGCCGTGCGCGCGACATCACGTTCGCTGCCCCGCTCAAGGTGACGCTTCGCCTGATCGTGTTCGAAGTGGACGAAGAAACCGGCGCCCGCTCCGTCAAGGACATCAAGGAGCAGGACGTCTATATGGGCGACATGCCCTTCATGACGTCGAACGGCACCTTTATCGTCAACGGCACCGAGCGCGTCATCGTTTCGCAGATGCATCGTTCGCCGGGCGTGTTCTTCGATCACGACAAGGGCAAGACCCATTCGTCGGGCAAGCTGCTGTTTGCCGGCCGTATCATTCCGTACCGCGGCTCGTGGCTCGATATCGAGTTCGATGCCAAGGACGTGGTGTTCGCCCGTATCGACCGTCGCCGCAAGATCCCGGTCACGAGCCTGCTCAAGGCCCTCGGCATGGATACCGAAGAGATCCTCGCGACCTATTACAACACCCTCACCTTTGAGAAGACGGCGACCGGCTGGCAGAAGCCGTACGACGCCGAGAAGATGAAGAATGCCAAGCCGAGCCATGACCTGATCGATGCCAAGACCGGCAAGGTCGTGCATGAAGCCGGCAAGAAGCTGTCGGCTCGCCAGGCCAAGAAGCTGGCCGAAGACGGCCTGACGCACCTGCTGGCGGTCAATGAAGACCTCTATGGCATGTATGTCGCCGAGGACCTGATCAACCTCAAGACCGGCGAGGTCTATATGGAGGCAGGCGACGAGCTCGACGAAAAGACCCTGACCAAGATGATGGATCTGGGCTTCGACGAACTGCCGATCCTCGACATCGATCACATCTCGATCGGTGGCTATATCCGCAACACGCTGGCTGTGGACAAGAACGAGTCGCGTGAAGACGCGCTGTTCGACATCTACCGCGTCATGCGCCCCGGCGAGCCGCCGACCGTCGATACCGCCGAAGCCATGTTCCAGTCGCTGTTCTTCGACAGCGAGCGCTATGACCTGTCTGCGGTCGGTCGCGTCAAGATGAACATGCGCCTCGAGCTCGATGCGCCGGACACCATGCGCACCCTGCGCAAGGAAGACATCGTCGAGGTCGTCCGCACCCTCGTCGACCTCCGCGATGGCCGTGGCGAAATCGACGACATCGACAACCTCGGCAACCGTCGTGTTCGCTCCGTCGGCGAACTGATGGAAAACTCCTATCGCCTTGGCCTGCTCCGCATGGAACGCGCCATCAAGGAGCGTATGTCGTCGGTCGAAATCGACACCGTGATGCCGCAGGACCTGATCAACGCCAAGCCGGCTGCTGCCGCTGTGCGCGAATTCTTCGGCTCGTCGCAGCTCAGCCAGTTCATGGATCAGACCAATCCGCTCTCGGAAATCACCCACAAGCGTCGTCTGTCTGCGCTTGGGCCGGGTGGTCTTACGCGCGAGCGTGCGGGCTTCGAAGTCCGCGACGTGCATCCTACGCACTACGGCCGTATCTGCCCGATCGAGACGCCGGAAGGCCCGAATATCGGTCTGATCAACTCGCTGTCGACCTTTGCTCGTGTCAACAAGTACGGTTTCATCGAGACCCCGTACCGCAAGATCGTGGACGGCGTGCTGACCACCGATGTGGTCTACCTCTCCGCCATGGAAGAGGCCAAGCACTACGTCGCCCAGGCCAACGTGGAGTTCAACAAGGACGGCACGCTGATGCACGACCTGGTTGTGGCTCGCCATGCCGGCGACAACGGCCTGACGCCCAAGGAAAACGTCGATCTGATGGACGTTTCGCCCAAGCAGATGGTGTCGGTTGCCGCTTCGCTGATCCCGTTCCTTGAGAACGACGACGCCAACCGTGCTCTGATGGGCTCGAACATGCAGCGTCAGGCTGTGCCGCTGCTGCGCGCTCATGCGCCGTTTGTCGGTACCGGCATGGAAGCTGTTGTGGCTCGTGACTCGGGCGCCGCTATCGTGGCCAAGCGCAAGGGCATCGTCGACCAGGTGGACGCCACCCGTATCGTTATCCGCGCAACGGAAGAAACGGATGCGTCGCGTTCGGGCGTGGACATCTACAACCTGATGAAGTTCCAGCGGTCGAACCAGTCGACCTGCATCAACCAGCGTCCGCTGGTTGTGGTTGGCGATCACGTCAACCAGGGCGACATCATCGCCGACGGTCCGTCGACCGAGCTGGGTGACCTGGCTCTGGGCCGCAACGTGCTCGTCGCGTTCATGCCCTGGAATGGCTACAACTTCGAAGACTCGATCCTGCTGTCTGAAAAGATCGCCATGAACGACGTCTTCACCTCGATCCATATCGAGGAATATGAAGTGATGGCCCGCGACACCAAGCTTGGTCCTGAGGAAATCACCCGCGACATTCCGAACGTTTCGGAAGAAGCGCTGAAGAACCTCGACGAAGCCGGTATCGTTCATATCGGTGCCGAAGTCGCACCGGGCGATATCCTAGTCGGCAAGATCACCCCTAAGGGTGAATCGCCGATGACGCCGGAAGAAAAGCTCCTCCGCGCCATCTTCGGCGAGAAGGCCTCTGACGTTCGTGACACCTCCCTGCGCGTGCCGCCGGGCGATGCTGGTACTGTCGTTGAAGTGCGCGTGTTCAATCGCCACGGCATCGACAAGGACGAGCGCGCCATGGCTATCGAGCGCGAGGAAATCGAGCGTCTGGCCAAGGACCGTGATGACGAACAGTCGATCCTCGACCGTAACGTCTATGCGCGTCTCAAAGAGATGCTGTTCGGCAAGGCCGCTACGGCTGGCCCGAAGGGCTATGTCGTGGGCACCAAGCTCAACGACCAGATGTTCGAGGCTCAGCCCCGTTCGAAGTGGTGGCAGTTCGCGGTCGATGACGACAAGGTCATGACCGAGATGGAAGCGCTTCATGCTCAGTATGAAGAGAGCCGTCGTCTGCTCGAGCAGCGCTTCATCGACAAGGTGGACAAGCTGCAGCGCGGTGACGAACTTCCGCCGGGCGTGATGAAGATGGTCAAGGTCTTCATCGCTACCAAGCGCAAGATCCAGCCGGGCGACAAGATGGCCGGCCGTCACGGTAACAAGGGCGTGGTTTCGCGCATCGTTCCCGTGGAAGACATGCCGTACCTGGAAGACGGTACGTCGGTCGACATCGTGCTGAACCCGCTGGGCGTGCCGTCCCGCATGAATGTGGGCCAGATTCTCGAGACTCACCTGGGCTGGGCTTGCGCCGGCATGGGCAAGAAGATCGACGAGATGGTCCGCATCTACCAGCGCGATGGCAACCTCAAGCCGCTCCGCAAGGAAATTGGCGAGCTGTTTGCTGGTGACGAGTCGGTTACCGATCTCGACGATGACGGCCTTGTCCGCCTCGGCGAACACCTGTCCAAGGGCGTGTCGATCGCGACCCCGGTGTTCGACGGCGCCAAGGAAGCCGACATTGTCGTCATGCTGGAACGCGCGGGCCTCAAGGCTTCTGGCCAGTCGACCGTCTATGACGGCCGTTCGGGCGAGCAGTTCGATCGTCAGGTGACGGTTGGGTATATCTATATGCTCAAGCTCGACCACCTTGTGGACAACAAGATCCACGCCCGCTCGATCGGCCCGTACTCGCTGGTCACCCAGCAGCCGCTGGGCGGCAAGGCCCAGTTCGGCGGTCAGCGCTTCGGCGAGATGGAAGTGTGGGCTCTGGAAGCCTATGGCGCTGCTTATACGCTCCAGGAAATGCTTACCATCAAGTCGGACGACGTGGCTGGCCGTACCAAGGTCTACGAGTCCATCGTGCGCGGCGACGATACGTTCGAGCCGGGCATCCCAGAGAGCTTCAACGTTCTGGTCAAGGAAATCCGTTCGCTCGGTCTCAATGTCGAACTCGACATGCGGGACCTCGAGGACGGTTCGTCCAAGGCCGAAGCGGAGCTCGCACCTCCTCAGGAAGCGGCGGAATAA
- the rplL gene encoding 50S ribosomal protein L7/L12, which translates to MADLAKIVDDLSALTVLEASELSKMLEEKWGVSAAAPVAAAGPAAAAAAPAEEKTEFDVILVSFGENKINVIKEVRAITGLGLGEAKALVEAAPKAVKEGANKAESADIKAKLEAAGAKVELK; encoded by the coding sequence ATGGCTGATCTCGCCAAGATCGTAGACGACCTGTCTGCCCTGACCGTTCTGGAAGCTTCCGAACTGTCGAAGATGCTGGAAGAGAAGTGGGGCGTTTCCGCCGCTGCTCCTGTTGCTGCTGCCGGCCCTGCTGCCGCTGCTGCTGCTCCGGCTGAAGAAAAGACCGAATTTGACGTGATCCTTGTTTCGTTCGGCGAAAACAAGATCAACGTCATCAAGGAAGTCCGCGCCATCACCGGTCTGGGCCTCGGCGAAGCCAAGGCACTGGTCGAAGCTGCTCCCAAGGCTGTCAAGGAAGGTGCCAACAAGGCCGAATCCGCTGACATCAAGGCAAAGCTGGAAGCTGCCGGCGCCAAGGTCGAACTCAAGTAA
- the rplJ gene encoding 50S ribosomal protein L10 — MERAEKRELVASLQSALSGAGSIVLAQNAGLTVANLESLRREVKGAGGFVKIAKNRLAKLALKETDHADISALFTGPIVIAYAADPMTAPKIAQKFADKNAKYVVLGGAMGKTALDANNVKALATMPSLNELRATLAGMLKQPATRIASVIVAPAGGIARVLAAHAEKSNEAA, encoded by the coding sequence GTGGAAAGAGCGGAAAAGCGTGAGCTTGTCGCATCGCTTCAGTCAGCCCTCTCGGGCGCTGGATCGATCGTCCTCGCGCAGAATGCCGGTCTGACCGTCGCCAATCTGGAATCGCTTCGCCGTGAGGTGAAGGGTGCCGGTGGCTTCGTGAAGATCGCAAAGAACCGTCTTGCCAAGCTTGCTCTTAAAGAAACCGATCACGCGGACATTTCGGCCCTGTTTACCGGGCCGATCGTCATCGCTTATGCGGCCGACCCCATGACTGCGCCCAAGATCGCGCAGAAATTCGCCGACAAGAACGCGAAGTACGTCGTTCTTGGTGGCGCCATGGGCAAGACCGCTCTTGACGCAAATAACGTCAAGGCGCTGGCGACCATGCCTTCGCTCAACGAACTGCGCGCAACGCTCGCCGGGATGCTCAAGCAGCCCGCGACCCGTATCGCGTCGGTCATCGTGGCGCCGGCCGGTGGTATTGCGCGCGTGTTGGCCGCTCACGCGGAAAAGAGCAACGAAGCAGCGTAA
- the rplA gene encoding 50S ribosomal protein L1, with translation MAHVGKKITKAREGIDRNKLYKLDEAIKMVKSRASAKFDETIEIAINLGVDPRHADQMVRGVVNLPNGTGKTVRVAVFAKDAKADEARKAGADIVGAEDLMEQIQAGKIDFDRCIATPDMMPLVGRLGKILGPRNLMPNPKVGTVTPDVAGAVKAAKGGAVEYRVEKAGILHAGVGKVSFSEEALLQNIKAFTDAVQKSKPAGAKGTYVKRVAVSSTMGPGVHVEPASAF, from the coding sequence ATGGCACACGTCGGTAAGAAGATCACCAAGGCCCGCGAGGGCATCGACCGCAACAAGCTGTACAAGCTCGATGAAGCCATCAAGATGGTGAAGTCGCGCGCCTCGGCCAAGTTCGACGAAACCATCGAAATCGCCATCAATCTTGGCGTCGATCCGCGTCACGCCGACCAGATGGTCCGTGGCGTGGTGAACCTGCCCAACGGCACTGGCAAGACCGTGCGCGTTGCGGTGTTCGCCAAGGATGCCAAGGCTGATGAGGCCCGCAAGGCCGGTGCTGATATCGTTGGCGCCGAAGACCTGATGGAACAGATCCAGGCTGGCAAGATTGATTTTGATCGCTGCATTGCCACCCCGGACATGATGCCGCTGGTCGGCCGTCTCGGTAAGATCCTGGGCCCGCGCAACCTGATGCCGAACCCCAAGGTCGGTACGGTTACCCCCGACGTTGCTGGTGCCGTCAAGGCTGCCAAGGGCGGCGCCGTGGAGTACCGCGTCGAGAAGGCCGGTATCCTGCATGCTGGTGTTGGCAAGGTTTCCTTCTCGGAAGAAGCCCTGCTGCAGAACATCAAGGCGTTCACCGACGCCGTGCAGAAGTCCAAGCCTGCTGGCGCCAAGGGCACCTACGTGAAGCGCGTTGCCGTGTCTTCGACCATGGGCCCGGGCGTGCACGTGGAGCCGGCTTCGGCTTTCTAA
- the rplK gene encoding 50S ribosomal protein L11 — MAKKIVGYVKLQVAAGSATPSPPIGPALGQRGLNIMEFCKAFNAATQEMEKGSPIPVVITAYADKSFTFEMKQPPVTYFIKKAVNLKSGSKLPGKESAGTITVAQLRDIAQKKMKDLNADNIDAAVSMIAGSARSMGIQVEG; from the coding sequence TTGGCAAAGAAGATCGTTGGCTACGTAAAGCTGCAGGTGGCGGCCGGTTCCGCTACCCCATCCCCGCCGATCGGCCCAGCACTGGGTCAGCGCGGTCTGAACATCATGGAATTCTGCAAGGCGTTCAATGCCGCCACGCAGGAAATGGAAAAGGGTTCGCCCATTCCAGTCGTGATCACCGCCTATGCCGACAAGAGCTTCACCTTCGAGATGAAGCAGCCGCCGGTCACCTACTTCATCAAGAAGGCCGTCAACCTCAAGTCGGGCAGCAAGCTGCCGGGCAAGGAATCGGCTGGCACCATCACGGTCGCCCAGCTGCGCGATATCGCGCAGAAGAAGATGAAGGATCTCAACGCCGACAATATCGACGCTGCTGTGTCGATGATCGCCGGCTCTGCCCGTTCCATGGGCATTCAGGTCGAGGGCTGA
- the nusG gene encoding transcription termination/antitermination protein NusG: MAKRWYIVQAYSNFERKVAEDIRQKVAQKKLEHLFEDVIVPTEKVVEIRRGRKVDAERKFFPGYVLVKMDMTDEAFHLIKNTPKVTGFLGSDNKPMPISEKEAMAILQQVQEGVEHPKPSVSFEVGENVRVSDGPFASFNGVVEEVDEERARLKVEVSIFGRPTPVELEYGQVEKV; the protein is encoded by the coding sequence ATGGCCAAACGCTGGTATATCGTTCAGGCGTATTCGAACTTCGAGCGCAAGGTGGCGGAAGACATTCGCCAGAAGGTTGCGCAGAAGAAGCTCGAGCATCTGTTTGAAGACGTGATCGTGCCGACCGAAAAGGTCGTCGAGATCCGTCGCGGCCGCAAGGTCGACGCTGAGCGCAAGTTTTTCCCGGGCTATGTCCTGGTCAAGATGGATATGACCGATGAGGCATTCCACCTGATCAAGAATACGCCCAAGGTCACTGGTTTCCTCGGTTCGGACAACAAGCCGATGCCGATCTCGGAAAAGGAAGCCATGGCTATCCTGCAGCAGGTGCAGGAAGGCGTGGAGCATCCCAAGCCTTCCGTCTCGTTCGAAGTGGGCGAGAATGTGCGCGTGTCGGACGGTCCCTTCGCCAGCTTCAATGGCGTGGTGGAAGAGGTCGACGAGGAACGCGCCCGCCTCAAGGTGGAAGTGTCGATTTTCGGGCGTCCCACTCCGGTGGAGCTCGAATACGGTCAGGTCGAAAAGGTCTGA
- the secE gene encoding preprotein translocase subunit SecE, whose protein sequence is MMARTNPITFLQQVRQEVSKVTWPSRNEVLISTIMVLVLVVAASLFFLAADQIISWLVGLMLSIRA, encoded by the coding sequence CTGATGGCCCGTACCAACCCGATCACATTCCTGCAGCAAGTGCGGCAGGAGGTTTCCAAGGTTACCTGGCCAAGCCGGAACGAAGTCCTGATCTCAACGATCATGGTTCTCGTGCTGGTGGTTGCAGCAAGCCTGTTCTTTCTGGCGGCGGACCAGATCATCTCTTGGCTGGTCGGGTTGATGTTGTCGATCCGCGCTTAA
- a CDS encoding NAD-dependent epimerase/dehydratase family protein — protein sequence MHVLVTGAAGNLGSKLISHLQDADWCSGITGIDPKPMESAGKLRAIVGDLRDPTDKRWTAVVGEADAIVHFAAQNPWPDSSWPEAAQSIDMTLNLLNRVGDRPCRFVFASSNHVMGGYKDVPLPAGELLTADTPPMPGTRMFDGRQYITPQAYGGSKLIGERAVMAKATASNGQFTGVNIRIGWVQRGENRPETINANGGGTNHGPGQPDAEEVERAMTWFRGMWLSNRDFAHLLQRALRAPADNWPKRAILVSGVSNNSGTAWSHAAGRDYLDYQPIDDVTK from the coding sequence GTGCACGTTCTGGTCACTGGCGCCGCAGGCAATCTTGGTAGCAAGCTCATTTCCCATCTGCAGGACGCCGACTGGTGCTCGGGCATAACCGGCATCGATCCCAAACCGATGGAGAGTGCCGGCAAGCTGCGGGCCATAGTTGGCGACTTGCGCGACCCCACGGACAAGCGATGGACCGCTGTGGTGGGTGAGGCCGACGCCATCGTTCACTTCGCCGCGCAGAACCCCTGGCCCGATTCCAGTTGGCCGGAGGCCGCCCAGAGCATCGACATGACCCTGAACCTGCTCAATCGGGTGGGCGACCGGCCTTGTCGGTTCGTCTTCGCATCGTCCAACCACGTCATGGGCGGTTACAAGGACGTGCCGCTGCCGGCAGGCGAGTTACTCACCGCTGACACCCCGCCTATGCCCGGCACCAGAATGTTCGATGGCAGGCAATATATTACCCCCCAAGCCTATGGCGGCTCCAAACTGATTGGCGAGCGCGCTGTTATGGCCAAAGCCACCGCCAGCAACGGCCAGTTCACCGGCGTCAATATTCGCATTGGCTGGGTGCAGCGCGGCGAAAACCGCCCAGAGACCATCAACGCGAATGGCGGCGGCACCAATCACGGACCGGGCCAGCCGGATGCAGAAGAAGTCGAACGCGCAATGACCTGGTTCCGCGGCATGTGGTTGTCCAACCGCGACTTCGCCCATCTGTTGCAACGGGCACTGCGCGCACCAGCCGACAACTGGCCGAAGCGGGCGATCCTGGTTTCCGGCGTCAGCAACAACAGCGGCACGGCCTGGAGCCACGCAGCAGGGCGCGACTACCTCGACTACCAGCCGATCGACGACGTCACCAAATGA
- a CDS encoding MAPEG family protein produces the protein MLLIILLVLLLLLIQVGLPGRYLTEQVGTQAQMGPRDDLPEPTRELARSRRALANLQETLPIFLTLAILSIVLGEQGWLSLAGAAIYFLARACHVYCYMRGFSPWRSLCFLAGLVGNLLMAIPLLPHLWS, from the coding sequence GTGCTCCTGATCATACTTCTTGTTTTGCTGCTGCTGCTCATTCAGGTCGGATTGCCTGGCCGCTACCTGACTGAACAGGTCGGCACCCAGGCGCAGATGGGGCCGCGCGACGACCTGCCCGAGCCGACCCGTGAACTGGCCCGTTCGCGCCGTGCCCTGGCGAACCTGCAGGAAACGCTGCCGATCTTCCTGACTCTAGCGATCCTGTCCATTGTGCTGGGCGAGCAAGGCTGGCTTTCACTGGCGGGCGCGGCCATCTACTTTCTGGCCCGGGCTTGCCACGTCTATTGCTACATGCGCGGGTTCAGCCCCTGGCGATCCTTGTGCTTTCTCGCCGGTCTCGTGGGCAATCTGTTGATGGCGATCCCGCTGCTGCCCCATCTGTGGAGCTAG
- a CDS encoding HupE/UreJ family protein — protein MMRFLLALAILLVVPTAAFAHTGVGHSAGFFHGFAHPIGGIDHVLAMVAVGVFAFVLGGRALLLVPLSFVGMMVIGFALGIAQFEVPFVELGIALSSVVIGAAAALGRPMPTAAAMGLVGVFAIFHGHAHGAEMPEDAGGLTYALGFIAATTLLHLAGIGAALGVSRIVGRYGKIAAQVAGGGFALGGVGILAGWL, from the coding sequence ATGATGCGTTTCTTGCTGGCCCTGGCCATCCTGCTTGTCGTCCCGACTGCGGCTTTTGCTCATACCGGTGTCGGCCATTCGGCCGGATTTTTCCACGGTTTCGCGCACCCAATCGGCGGCATTGACCACGTTCTGGCGATGGTTGCCGTCGGCGTCTTTGCCTTTGTGCTGGGTGGAAGGGCGCTGTTGCTCGTGCCCCTGAGCTTTGTTGGCATGATGGTCATCGGCTTTGCCCTCGGCATCGCTCAGTTCGAGGTCCCTTTTGTCGAACTCGGTATCGCGCTCTCGAGCGTTGTCATCGGTGCCGCCGCCGCCCTTGGCCGGCCGATGCCGACGGCAGCCGCGATGGGCCTCGTGGGCGTCTTCGCCATCTTTCACGGCCATGCCCATGGCGCTGAAATGCCGGAAGATGCCGGCGGGCTAACTTATGCGCTCGGCTTCATCGCGGCCACCACCCTGCTCCACCTCGCCGGCATCGGCGCAGCACTGGGTGTTTCGCGGATCGTTGGGCGCTACGGCAAGATAGCCGCGCAAGTCGCCGGCGGCGGCTTTGCGCTGGGCGGTGTAGGTATCCTCGCCGGCTGGCTCTAG